In Centroberyx gerrardi isolate f3 chromosome 7, fCenGer3.hap1.cur.20231027, whole genome shotgun sequence, the sequence ataaaaaaaaaactgaaatcctgaaaaaaaatacagtccTGAAAAATCCCATCCAGGAAACAGGGGTTGACTACACATGTTGTCTTTCCAACCTCAGTCTGACTTTTCCAGTTTTAATGTTTGGACTGTGGTGGTCTAGAACACACAGCAACTGGATCTTGAGGATTTAGGAGGCTATTGATGATAGTTAGTGATAAGTAAACTCTCACCATTGCAATGCACTGCAGTGTGAGTCTGTATTGCTTAATACAAGAAAATACAGTGCCACACATTGGACTTAAAACCTTGGGCAAAAGCCATAAATAAAATTGTTAAAATTAGAAACTTCCCTTTTAAAAAACTGACTTCCACAAGTAAAGGATAAGATTTGGCACACAAtggtttgtactgtatgtgcagaaTGCAGGATTGGCGTCATTGTGCCACTCAAGCTCTGCATGGATGCCCACATGTGTGTTTCACATGGCCGAGCTGTCAGACATGCAGACAGTGAAACTAACCTGGGTGAAGTCTACCTCCTGCCAACAGTTCCgtacaggggtgtgtgtgtgtgtgtgtgtgtgtgtgcgtgtgtgtgtgtttaaatatgACAAAGTTTGAATTGTACTGCTGTAGATTGTGttgctctgctctcctttgAACAAAAATGTGTGAGGCTGATGTGTGAGAGTTTACAGCCAGGTGAGATTTGTCTGTACCACCAGcgtaatgaaataaaaattgaaagGTGAGAAGGAATAGGCTGCTAAAGAAAGTATTGAGGAAGGTATTCGAGTAGCAGAACAAGACATTTTCATAAAAGCAATTTATAGGGAAATTAGGTGAGACGCTTGTCTTTCTGTTGGACTGCTGTGTTTTGATCGGCTCTATACCAGTTCCATGAAGGTCTCTGCATGAAACCACTATTTTTTCACCAGTCACTCAGGGAACCGTCCGTTTGAATTTGGATatgtgactgaaaatgaaagcaaatgcAACGGATCAGATTCATAATAGCAGCTGTATCAGTTTGTCCTTTCTGTTCGAGGAGGAATCGGATTGCTCCTCTAAGCAGAATgcttttcaaaatcatgcataTCTTATCTGTGGTCTTTTAGAGAGACTCTTTCATTCATCtgcacaaaaagaagaaaaacaacaaattagaGAAAATCCAATCTATTGTCTTTACACAAGGCATCCGCTTCAgctcaccatggcaacaggcaTCCCATACCGCAGTGTTGTGATCTAGAGGGGGCAGAGCATCACCACAGTCCTGTTCTTCTCGCAGACCAAATGGTTGAAGTATATCAAAGCCTGGAAATAACCTGGGAATGCATTCCATATCAAATGGAAATAAGGTAGATGTGGGTCCGCACTTGGCTGCAGTGTCATAATCTTTGGTGTTCATCCAGAGGAACATGACTGTTTGCCTCTAAGTGTCTGAATGTATCTGTAGACTGTGGGCACATTGAGACATAAATGCATCTTTAAGTGTTTCCAAATAGATAGCAAACAATGTTCTGTATGCTATGTACATTGTCAGTGTTTTACTAATAACATTGAtggatatatgatatatatatctTGCACTGAACTGCATATTTGAATTTTTCTGCcacataagaaaaataaataaataaataaataaatatatatatatatatatatatatatatatatatatatatatatatatatatatatatatttctaaccACTTAATAATTATATAAATGTGGATAAGATAAACATGGATGAATAATTGCTCTTCCTTTGAAAGAGAAAATATTCAATTTAGTGAATGTAAATATTACTTCTCAGTTGATGtggatatttattatttattattatttggggGTGATAATAAATACTGTTTAACATTCCTCTGAACCTTATGCATAAATGATGTGCCTCCCTGCATGTATACTGTAACTTCATAGTGTGGGTGCTACTCACAGATATTACTGTGAGTGAAAGAGATTCTTGACAACATGTGCAGTTGTTCTCCAGCTCCTCAGACAGTGGCTGAAGCTCATTGTGACCGCTTATTGATTAACCCATCGCAGCGACCTGTAACCTTTAACACCAGTGACAGCTTTACAACAAACACATACCCCCTATTCAGTaaatatgcagacacacacacacatacgcacacacacacacacacacacacacacacacacatgcccttACACTGCCCTTACACTCATGTTCACTGATCAGATCCATAGTCTGCTTGCTTGTCTCTATTGATCTCCAATGTGTCTAATTTCCTTGCGGCTCTACTGGAGCAAATGAgtgcagtcttttctctcctccaagGTAACTGATCTCTTGTGCCTCTGCTCTCTGCAGACTCTCCTCGGACCGCGTTATCTGGCCTCTTAACTGGCTGTTTTGCTGCAGTAGTTTGGTTTTCCAACCCCAACGCCCCAGGGACGGGCCGCTTTTATCTGCCTAATATTGTGGAAGCAGCAGAAGAGGAGAAACATGAAGTTAGGGAAGCACTATTTGCTCCCACACCTTCAAACCAAACAGGGTGTCATCAGCGACAACATATACCGTAACATCCACACATTTAATTTAAAGTAGGTGAAGAATTGCTCGTATTTCCAATTAAAAATGGTTGTCTTGTGATTCCAGCCAAACGATTCCCTTTAATGGCTTTTCCTCACTGTGTAGCCAACATTAGCATGATGGAAGCCACCTGTGGGAACATAATTATGCAGCACATTTTCTTGCTTGGTTTACCATCTACTGACAAGCATGCCAATTTTCTCTCAGTGGGGACTAATAGGTAAAGCTTTCTTTGTAGAAGGGGCTTACATAACATCTTCTGAAACAGCTTACAATGTATACAGCATTCATaattcatttataaaacatttatgGAGCATGATTACATAACagactttaaaagaaaaaactcCTTAGACAAATGTAATGTTAACTTTATTATGTATCTAGATTGACAAGATTTGCATTATCATCAGACGCATTTCCATTTGTAATGTCCACTTATGACTGTGTCATTCAACATGTCATGAGCCTGATGTGAACGGAAAGTTCACATCAGGCTCATGGCtcattttgttccaaaataagatatccaaaaatgacacccactctcccatttttgaaaaacatttgtCTATCATTTTAAGACTAACAAAGGaatcaattgaaaaaaaaagaagatgctGAGAATAAATGAGTGTATTTaatggtgtgtgagtgttgtgGAGAAGtttttctatgttttgtttcattgccCCGCTGGTTACTGGTTGGTCATTTGTTCAAATCATGTCTACACAACACATTCTGCAGATTTGGGATTGAGTGCTGGCTACTGTTGGGGAAATTTCCTCTCCATCAGAGTGTTCGTATTCGCAATTTCTGGAAATAATGCTAATCTATATCGAGGAAAATCTAATAGGCTACATGAACAGCGGCTATGGGGTGAAGAGGGTTAACAGGTGTAGCCCATTCTCTCATGCTCCTTTACAGCATATGGAATTTATAGGAGGTGATAGTAGTGAAAGACTCGCCCCTCTGCTGTAGAGATGAATACTCTAGGATGGGAACACTGCCTCCTTGTGGCTAACAGGAGGAACTGGAGGCACATCTGACTTTGAACAACTCACAAGTTACAGTGTGTATTCAGTCACCAGcgcatgaaaatatgaaaatatgaaatctAAATATAACAATACTGAATGAACAAAATGGCAAtttcagtttttctgtttttaaagcaTTACATTCCAGAAATGTATATTCAAAGTGATAAATTACAGTATATGTGACAGTATcagtctctctttattctcATTAGTTCTGGATGATAACGCTGGAATAGTGCAGTGCTTGTCTCTGGAACAGACATGCTGCCTTTCTCCGAGTGAAGCACATAAGCTGTCAGACTGTATCTTTTATTAGATAAGTGCTGTGCTGCCATCAAGTGGGGAAGTTTGATTCCAAAGATGGAACTAGGCCTCTACCAGGGCTCTGAAACCATGTGCCATGAggggctgagagtctgcaggttttcatcccaaccaaacactacaccagatttcactgatgagttcctcctctctggttgaagtcgtgctaatcagtgaaatcagctgctgcagtctcaGCCTTCCATGGGCACACGGTTGCTTATTCTTGTTATAGGGCTTTGCTTCTTTTCAAAAGAATTACAGCGCATCTTTAAAATCAAACTTCCCCACTTGATGGCAGTATTGTACAACAATTACAAGTAGTAGTTGACATTTCAATGGATGGAAACAAAAGTTCCACTACACCGAACCCAAATAATTCTGTGTTTCATTGGTTCATTTTAATTTCTCATATGTCATATTTGAACTTTTCTTCATGCCTGGTGCCTGGGTGGTATGTGCAGTTCCTTTTACATGATGAATTTCGCCATGAGGGTTCCCACCATGATACAGATCCACTGCAGTTTGACGCTGCTTCCTGATGACGTGTTGCGTGCTGCTGGCTTCGTCACATCTAGCTTCTGACTGGAGAGATACTTCATGCTAGCAGGTATCCACAGGGAGCAGTTGTAAGGCTGGCTCATATTTCCAGGCTGGATCTTTAGGGTGCTCTTCACATTGTACAGTCCATGTTGGtcctgctctgtctgtgtggtgGATGAGTCTGTTAGGTTGGAGCTTCCCTGCAGCCAGTGGACCGTCCCGTCGGGGTAAACTCCATGGAACTGACACTCAACGTGAGACTGATTGTTGGAGAAGTCAAAACTTCCAAGGCATTCTGTGAAGATCAGGGACTGTTTTAGAAAGATGATACAAGACAATGAAGACTGTCTAGAAAAATGCTATCAGACATTTTCACTGGTTTTATATTCACTGGTGTTTTACATGTTCAGTCTTTCCAGATTCTGTATTTTAGGTGTGAGTTCACTGAAAAAATCATGAAATCATATTTCCTTTTCCCTCCAAAGTATgtggaaaaaatctgccaactgCCCCAGTGGCATATTTTTTCGTCCCAtctgatatgaaaataaaacttgGGTGACTCAACTCACCTTCTAGTGTCACAACAGTTCTGTTGTTCTTTACTCCGAGACTGGAGTACAGTTTGCAGATGTACTCTCCCTGGTTGGCTGGCATCATGTTGGTGAGCGTCAGAGTGAGCCTGTGCCTGAGCCAGTGCTTGTTGAGACGCTCTGCTTTGCTTTCACACAAAACTTCGCGGTCAAATTTGCCATCGTCAAGTTGACACAGGTGTTTTGATTCCGCAGTCATCCAGGCAAATTTCTTGATATCGAATTCGCTTGATGAGCTGACATCACATTCCAGAGTCACGTTCTTACCACACTGTGCCACTACCTGAGGGCTGGTCTGCAGCTCCAGTTCTCTGGTTGACTgacgaatgaatgaattgttggagagatggatgactggattgggagagagagaggccataATGAATCAATCCTGCAAATCATTTCTTTAGTTTGTTTCTTAGAGCATCATTCAACACACACCCATCTTCTCATGAATCTGTTTTCATGTCTGCTCTAATGAAGGTCTACTGTTTGCATATTTCTTCTCTTACAGAGGGCAAGACACAACttgagtttttttcccctcctgaataactttttttaaatccaCATTGTGATGCGCTTCATCCTTTCTTAAAGAATATCAACACACAAAAAGTCATCCTTGCATAAAACGAAGAAGAATTTCTGACAATTTTTTTGAGCACAccaaacatttcttttcataCCACTGAAGAAAAACACTCACCGTCGCTGCTGCCGACTACTGAAGTGAACCAGACGATGGAAACCCAGCCAAGAACGAACTCTGTCCTCGCACGCAATGTGAAGCTCAATTCCTTAAACTTGAAATCAATATTTTTCAGATTAGATGAACCAAATCAAAGCCAACTAGATGAACACAACATGAAGCATAACAAGTTTGTTTATACTTACCATGATGTTCCTCTGAATACACTGCTAATAAATGTGCTTATTTCATCCAGTCAAGGCCTTCTCCAATAGAATAAACACATATCAGTGAAAGGTTAGCTCCGTTTAAGTTTACTTAATTCAACGTGCGTGAGTCAAAGAGAGGctttgtgtgtgacagagagtcCGCTGACTCTTCCTCAGCACTTCAGGTCATGTAGCATCAAGTTTACACTTGAACGTGTGTAGACAAGCCATTAGCCCGCTCAGGAATGAGTGGTGAACAATGATAAAGATTGAGAGTCAGAGTGGAGCTTCAGTTACCTGATATCAATCCTGTCTTGCttacagaggtggaaagtaactaagtacatttactcgaatactgtacttaagtacaattttgaggtacttgtactttacttgagtattacCATTGTATGCTACttctactccactacatttcagagggaaatattgtactttttactccactacctttatttgataacttaagttactagttactttgcagattcagattattaatacaaaatataatcaaCTAATAAATTGTGATGTATTATTATAGATTACTGTAAGCTACCCAGCAGTATATAAAGTAGTGGAAATCAGCCCCACCTTTTCCAGCTGCAACATTAAAGTGATGCTTACacattaatgcatcaataattataattcaataatataatatatactgtattattctGAAATGGGCCATTCTGCataatgagtacttttacttttgttgctttaagtacattttgatgctaatacttttgtacttttacttaagtaacattttgaatgcaggacttttacttgtaACAGAGTATTTTTATACTGTGGTATTAAtacttttatttaagtaaaagATCTGAGTACTTCTTCCACCACTGCTTGTTTATAAAACCCTGAACTTGTTTAGATCGTCTAAGGGAAAATATTTTGATGCTCATAGTCTAATCCTTTCATATTCTTTTTACAGGTTATCTCGGCTAGTAAATATATCATAgaaactgttttcttttctcaagCTTTTAGCTTATATTTTATTCTGGGTAAGCATACTGTTAGAGTTATTTttatctctaaaatacagacAATATGTGTGCAATTAATAATTTCTAAATACGTATGTATATTGTTCATAGTTCATCAGTATTCCAGATTGAACCGGTTTTGTTCAAATCTCTACCAAGACAAGAATCTCCATCAGCCCCATGGCCAAGCACACATCCTCATGCCTCTTTTACTGCCAAGAGCAATCTTTCCACTAGTTTTGTTGCAATGTAAACACAGTAAACaattctgtctctccctgcattTAAAATAAGACAAGTCCCAGAGGTTAGACATAAACATCTTAACAGTTTTGAAGGTCAGTGTTGCTGATTccatttgattttctctgtttacAATTTCCTCTGAAAGCAATGAGCAATCCTCCTTGCGACACCCACACATTACAGTTGGATTGAGTTTGTGCTGCTCTGGGTAGATTAAACAATTGCCATTGTTGCTGCAGTTATTGTTGAGGCAcgcagagagaaaaacacagaaggtGGGCGTTCATCTGGCAGCAGGCCGATTGATCAAAATTACTGCACTGTATTTCCTTCAGAATGAGTGAATTTggttaaacaaaacaaaaggaaagcCTGTCCAACGAGACAGCCATATAGCCGAGTCACAGATTAGCAGCAACACCAAACAAGTTTCCCACTAAACTTGGGGTTGAGAATAATCATTCATATTTTCCCTAGTGTCAGTAGCAGGTCTCAGACTAAATGCACTGACTGCATCAATGTTAGATTTCTCATTGAACTCCCGCACTCCTCTATTGACTTGTTTTTTGAACGTTCAGCTCTGTCCATAATTTGGACTCCTATTGTAAAAGCTTCTTTTTAATCACCCAGCGGTAATAAGAGCTTCTGTGGGTCTTGCCAGAAAATGCATCGAAAAGAGAGATTGGCTTTGAGCAGTAATTACAGTCCACATCTAATCACAGCAGCATTAAAACTGACCAGCTGTATGAAAGACAGCATATCAGCCTCTACTCAGGGGGGGCATTCAAATCTCTATCCTCACTGATAAAACTAATGACAGCATTACCCTTCAAATAGGATGGGCCAGAACCATCATAATGGCTTTTACTAAATGAACTCCAAAGTAATCACTTTCTTCATCCGTTTTTCAGGCTGTGGTTGATAAGAAGTCCTCCGGCATGACGAACAGGCTGATATTTTTCTACTGCTAATTCATCA encodes:
- the LOC139921901 gene encoding uncharacterized protein LOC139921901, which gives rise to MFKELSFTLRARTEFVLGWVSIVWFTSVVGSSDVIHLSNNSFIRQSTRELELQTSPQVVAQCGKNVTLECDVSSSSEFDIKKFAWMTAESKHLCQLDDGKFDREVLCESKAERLNKHWLRHRLTLTLTNMMPANQGEYICKLYSSLGVKNNRTVVTLEECLGSFDFSNNQSHVECQFHGVYPDGTVHWLQGSSNLTDSSTTQTEQDQHGLYNVKSTLKIQPGNMSQPYNCSLWIPASMKYLSSQKLDVTKPAARNTSSGSSVKLQWICIMVGTLMAKFIM